The Rhododendron vialii isolate Sample 1 chromosome 8a, ASM3025357v1 genome has a window encoding:
- the LOC131298744 gene encoding transposon Ty3-G Gag-Pol polyprotein, producing MTDSMDSLSRLYIREIVRLHDVPVSIVSDQDSRFTSTFWDSLQKALGTDLRLSTAFHPQTDEQSERTIQILEDMLRAYALDFKGSWERHLPLVKFVYNNSYQSTIDMAPYEALYGQPCRSPVCWVELGETSLLGPELVRGTTEKIETIRQRLLAAQSRQKSYVDKRTKPLTFQILEKIGEVTYRLALPPQLDRVHNMFHVSMLRKYITHPSHIINRENVELNENVTLEEQPVEIQD from the exons ATGACGGACTCAATGGACTCTCTCAGCAGACTCTACATCCGAGAAATCGTGCGATTACACGATGTACCCGTATCCATTGTGAGTGATCAAGATTCACGATTCACGTCGACCTTTTGGGATAGCCtacagaaagcattgggaaccGACCTTCGTCTCAGCACCGCATTTCACCCACAGACGGATGAACAATCCGAAAgaacaatccaaatcttagaagACATGCTCCGTGCTTATGCTTTGGACTTTAAGGGAAGTTGGGAACGACACCTACCTCTAGTCAAGTTCGTCTATAACAACAGCTATCAATCCACCATAGACatggcaccatacgaagctctATATGGGCAACCTTGTCGATCACCAGTTTGTTGGGTTGAATTGGGAGAAACAAGCTTACTAGGACCAGAGTTAGTCCGAGGGACAACTGAAAAGATCGAAACCATTCGCCAACGGCTTCTGGCCGCACAGAGTCGACAGAAAAGCTACGTCGACAAAAGGACCAAACCATTGACCTTTCAG ATCCTCGAGAAAATTGGAGAAGTGACGTATCGCCTGGCACTACCGCCACAACTGGACCGAGTTCACAACATGTTTCACGTGTCAATGCTCCGAAAGTACATAACACATCCTTCCCACATCATCAATCGAGAAAACGTCGAACTCAATGAGAACGTCACTCTCGAGGAACAGCCAGTGGAGATCCAAGACTAA